In Halorientalis sp. LT38, a genomic segment contains:
- a CDS encoding mandelate racemase/muconate lactonizing enzyme family protein — translation MGIDYETLRDPNAEYTMRDLSAETMGCRAKRGGGRDVEITDVQTTMVDGNFPWTLVRVYTDAGIVGTGEAYWGAGVPELIARMKPFLLGENPLDIDRLYEHLIQRMSGEGSLAGVTVTAISGIEVALHDLAGKILEVPAYQLLGGKYRDEVRVYCDCHAGEEREPAANADEAERVVEDLGYDALKFDLDVRSGGEKDRANRHLRNPEIEHKTEIVRAVTEAVGDRADVAFDCHWSFSTGSAKRLASTLEDEDVWWLEDPVPPENHDAQREVTRTTTVPIAAGENVYRKHGHRRLLEEQAVDVIAPDLPKVGGMRETRKIADLADTYYVPVAMHNVSSPVATVAAAHVGTAIPNSLAVEFHSYELDWWGDLVEETVIEAGRIEVPEEPGLGVTLDMDAVAEHLVDGEDLFEEA, via the coding sequence ATGGGAATCGACTACGAGACGCTTCGCGACCCCAACGCGGAGTATACGATGCGTGACCTCTCCGCGGAGACGATGGGCTGCCGGGCGAAACGCGGCGGCGGCCGTGACGTCGAGATCACGGACGTCCAGACCACGATGGTCGACGGCAACTTCCCGTGGACGCTCGTCCGGGTCTACACCGACGCCGGGATCGTCGGCACCGGCGAGGCCTACTGGGGCGCGGGCGTCCCGGAGCTGATCGCCCGCATGAAGCCCTTCCTCCTCGGCGAGAACCCCCTCGATATCGACCGCCTCTACGAACACCTGATCCAGCGGATGTCCGGCGAGGGGTCCCTCGCGGGCGTCACCGTCACCGCAATCTCGGGGATCGAGGTGGCGCTGCACGATCTCGCGGGGAAGATCCTCGAGGTGCCCGCCTACCAGTTGCTGGGCGGAAAGTACCGCGACGAGGTCCGGGTCTACTGCGACTGCCACGCGGGCGAAGAGCGCGAACCCGCGGCCAACGCCGACGAAGCCGAACGCGTCGTCGAGGACCTGGGCTACGACGCGCTGAAGTTCGACCTCGACGTGCGCTCGGGCGGGGAGAAAGACCGCGCCAACCGCCACCTGCGCAACCCCGAGATCGAACACAAGACCGAGATCGTGCGGGCAGTCACCGAGGCGGTCGGCGACCGCGCGGACGTGGCCTTCGACTGCCACTGGTCGTTCTCGACGGGGAGCGCGAAGCGACTCGCCAGCACCCTCGAAGACGAGGACGTCTGGTGGCTGGAGGACCCGGTCCCGCCCGAGAACCACGACGCCCAGCGCGAGGTCACGCGGACGACGACCGTCCCCATCGCCGCCGGAGAGAACGTCTACCGCAAACACGGCCACCGCCGGCTCCTCGAAGAGCAGGCCGTCGACGTGATCGCCCCGGACCTGCCGAAGGTCGGTGGAATGCGCGAAACCCGCAAGATCGCAGACCTCGCGGACACCTACTACGTGCCGGTCGCCATGCACAACGTCTCCTCGCCGGTGGCGACGGTCGCCGCTGCCCACGTAGGTACCGCCATTCCGAACTCGCTGGCCGTCGAGTTCCACTCCTACGAACTGGACTGGTGGGGCGACCTCGTCGAGGAAACCGTCATCGAGGCGGGTCGCATCGAGGTCCCGGAGGAGCCCGGGCTGGGCGTGACCCTCGACATGGACGCCGTCGCCGAACATCTGGTCGATGGGGAGGACCTTTTCGAGGAAGCCTGA
- a CDS encoding dihydrodipicolinate synthase family protein gives MADSTTGSADPLSLHGVVPPTVTAFDDEAVDPEASAAHARFVVEGGCHGVFPLGTNGEFVLLTTEERRRVVEAVVDEIDSVPVLPGVGAPSTRESVANAEHAAEAGADGVIAVTPYYYPLDDAAAVDHYRRIADAVDVPVYVYHIPPRTGNALSLSALGEIAEIEGVAGLKDSSKDVPWLAQAIDRHPELSFLAGSDSLLFPGLEIGCSGLVSAVANVFPELVVDLYEAYQAGEEDRAQELQSTVYDVRDAMGRGSYMAGVKTALSLRDLDFDVGGLRRPLRRMDERDRQALEGDLRDLGLL, from the coding sequence ATGGCAGATTCGACCACCGGGAGCGCCGATCCGCTCTCCCTGCACGGTGTGGTCCCCCCGACCGTCACGGCCTTCGACGACGAGGCCGTCGACCCGGAGGCCTCAGCGGCCCACGCCCGGTTCGTCGTCGAGGGCGGCTGTCACGGCGTCTTCCCGCTCGGCACGAACGGCGAGTTCGTCCTGCTGACGACCGAGGAACGCCGCCGCGTCGTCGAGGCCGTCGTGGACGAGATCGACTCGGTGCCGGTCCTCCCCGGCGTCGGCGCGCCCAGTACCCGGGAGTCGGTCGCGAACGCCGAGCACGCCGCCGAGGCCGGCGCCGACGGCGTCATCGCCGTCACGCCGTACTACTACCCGCTCGACGACGCGGCGGCCGTCGATCACTACCGCCGGATCGCCGACGCCGTGGACGTGCCCGTCTACGTCTACCACATCCCGCCCCGGACCGGGAACGCGCTCTCCCTCTCCGCGCTCGGGGAGATCGCCGAGATCGAGGGGGTTGCGGGCCTCAAAGACTCCAGCAAGGACGTGCCCTGGCTCGCACAGGCCATCGACCGCCACCCCGAGTTGAGCTTCCTCGCCGGGTCCGACTCCCTCCTCTTTCCCGGCCTCGAGATCGGCTGTTCGGGCCTGGTCAGCGCCGTCGCCAACGTCTTCCCGGAACTCGTCGTCGACCTCTACGAGGCCTACCAGGCGGGCGAAGAGGACCGCGCCCAGGAGCTCCAGAGCACGGTCTACGACGTCCGGGACGCGATGGGCCGAGGCTCCTACATGGCCGGCGTCAAGACCGCCCTCTCGCTGCGGGACCTCGACTTCGACGTCGGTGGGCTCCGTCGCCCGCTCCGGCGGATGGACGAGAGAGATCGCCAGGCCCTCGAGGGCGACCTCCGGGACCTGGGACTGCTCTGA
- a CDS encoding HAD family hydrolase, whose translation MERYDQLYRLFADFDTGRLRAYQDFVDLFPPVDSRVALEHWQNASEELAAGKDEIREAFPDVGETFAEVAATATREQAFTALDLYTEYGRAVNVLVLDVDETLRSAGRTDNEIPRDTLHILTEFHEAGTPIVVCTGQTLENVKGFLIQGLGNELVHSGDVSVVYEAGTGVFTPGHGGDTKQLLYADLDDEIRAVFDAVRSRVLSEAPEALRRGCHLQGNEFNVTMKPNFETGSTQARAVIDEALVYMLDLLGEAVLSEVGADGDAGDAETADPETAGAWARAYYAAEDPEIRGVLEGTGETVDHDPADVPDPVAAVFERIDVAYYEADAAEIGSLELNKVAGVEAALDVLGIDDPFSLVMGDSKSDLRVMEWAAANDAGIAAAPDHASRDVLAHVVGTDELVFDPGDATDVLATIYALNRLARLDS comes from the coding sequence ATGGAGCGGTACGACCAGCTCTACCGGCTGTTCGCGGACTTCGACACCGGACGGCTCCGGGCCTACCAGGACTTCGTCGACCTGTTTCCCCCCGTCGACTCCCGGGTGGCCCTCGAACACTGGCAGAACGCCAGCGAGGAGCTCGCCGCCGGCAAAGACGAGATCCGCGAGGCCTTCCCCGACGTCGGCGAGACCTTCGCCGAGGTCGCCGCGACCGCCACCCGCGAGCAGGCCTTCACCGCGCTGGACCTCTACACGGAGTACGGGCGGGCCGTCAACGTGCTGGTGCTCGACGTGGACGAGACCCTCCGGTCGGCCGGTCGCACGGACAACGAGATCCCCCGCGACACGCTGCACATCCTGACGGAGTTCCACGAGGCCGGGACGCCCATCGTCGTCTGCACCGGCCAGACCCTCGAGAACGTCAAGGGCTTCCTGATCCAGGGGCTGGGCAACGAACTCGTCCACTCCGGGGACGTGAGCGTCGTCTACGAGGCCGGCACCGGCGTCTTCACCCCCGGCCACGGCGGCGACACCAAGCAACTCCTCTACGCGGACCTCGACGACGAGATCCGGGCGGTCTTCGACGCCGTGCGCTCCCGCGTCCTCTCCGAAGCTCCCGAGGCCCTCCGGCGGGGCTGTCACCTCCAGGGCAACGAGTTCAACGTCACCATGAAGCCGAACTTCGAGACGGGGAGCACCCAGGCCCGGGCGGTGATCGACGAGGCGCTGGTCTACATGCTCGACCTGCTCGGCGAGGCGGTGCTGTCCGAAGTCGGCGCGGATGGGGACGCGGGAGACGCCGAGACCGCCGACCCCGAGACCGCCGGCGCGTGGGCGCGAGCGTACTACGCCGCAGAGGACCCGGAGATCCGGGGCGTGCTGGAAGGGACGGGGGAGACGGTCGACCACGATCCGGCGGACGTACCCGACCCCGTCGCGGCGGTCTTCGAGCGGATCGACGTGGCCTACTACGAGGCCGACGCGGCCGAGATCGGGAGCCTCGAACTCAACAAGGTGGCCGGCGTCGAGGCGGCCCTCGACGTGCTCGGGATCGACGACCCCTTCTCGCTCGTGATGGGCGACTCGAAGAGCGACCTCCGGGTGATGGAGTGGGCCGCGGCGAACGACGCCGGCATCGCGGCCGCCCCGGACCACGCCTCCCGCGACGTGTTGGCACACGTCGTTGGGACTGACGAACTCGTCTTCGATCCGGGCGACGCGACGGACGTACTGGCGACGATCTACGCGCTGAATCGGCTGGCACGACTGGACTCGTGA
- the gfcR gene encoding transcriptional regulator GfcR: MKNIDDLMTSAAELAERGLSKGEIADELNVSRETASWLVERSDGPQTTPEQDVSGGPEDIHVDWSAIGRDSNRLWHIGSTMADLLLKQGEEVDLTIGIEKAGAPLATAVARELDTDLATYAPRKHQWDDDDMADLGGTFSRNFAGIRDRECYVVDDTITSGTTMTETVQAIREQGGEPIACVVLVDKQGVSDIEGVPVYSLVQVIRVGNDE; encoded by the coding sequence ATGAAGAACATCGACGATCTGATGACCAGCGCGGCGGAGCTGGCCGAGCGCGGTCTCTCGAAGGGTGAGATCGCGGACGAGTTGAACGTCTCCCGCGAGACCGCGAGCTGGCTGGTCGAGCGCAGCGACGGCCCCCAGACGACCCCGGAGCAGGACGTGAGCGGCGGCCCCGAGGACATCCACGTCGACTGGAGCGCGATCGGTCGGGACTCGAACCGGCTGTGGCATATCGGCTCGACGATGGCCGATCTCCTCCTGAAGCAGGGCGAGGAAGTCGACCTGACCATCGGGATCGAGAAGGCCGGCGCGCCGCTGGCGACGGCGGTCGCGCGCGAACTCGACACGGACCTGGCGACCTACGCGCCGCGCAAACACCAGTGGGACGACGACGACATGGCGGATCTCGGTGGAACCTTCTCCCGGAACTTCGCGGGCATCCGCGACCGGGAGTGCTACGTCGTCGACGACACCATCACGAGCGGGACGACGATGACGGAAACGGTGCAGGCCATTCGCGAGCAGGGCGGCGAACCGATCGCCTGCGTCGTCCTCGTCGACAAGCAGGGCGTCTCGGACATCGAGGGCGTCCCCGTCTACTCGCTGGTGCAGGTCATCCGCGTCGGCAACGACGAGTAG
- the trmB gene encoding HTH-type sugar sensing transcriptional regulator TrmB, whose product MSEDLHAALSRVADRFDFGEYEATAYLTIVEHGQLTAAEIAERTDIPQPRVYDTVRDLADLGLVELQESRPMRVLAVDPETAFADFQSSLDDLVDDLSARYTAPARDTEAVSLIKSRSTILRYLEEIVGAAEYELILSLDTELLDRFADDLRAKHEDGVAIELLLSPAADVPPADEFDYLDIATTVRARRGITTPVVAVADGNYSIYATQDALQGDRDRYGVIFNRSELGFLVSGFLNTVLWTTAETVTEGDDDRPFPRRYATIRRCISDLRGAEGDFYASIEGRDVVTGDEAVIEGPIDQAAFGAGRETATLLVETEDGPVEVGGQVAALEDVEAHEIRIGEGSPPGV is encoded by the coding sequence ATGAGCGAGGACCTCCACGCCGCGCTGTCACGGGTCGCCGACCGGTTCGACTTCGGCGAGTACGAGGCCACGGCCTACCTCACGATCGTCGAACACGGGCAGCTCACCGCCGCCGAGATCGCGGAGCGAACGGACATCCCCCAGCCCCGCGTCTACGACACCGTCCGCGACCTCGCCGACCTCGGCCTCGTCGAACTCCAGGAGTCCCGCCCGATGCGCGTGCTGGCGGTCGACCCCGAGACGGCCTTCGCCGACTTCCAGTCCTCGCTCGACGACCTCGTCGACGACCTCTCGGCTCGCTACACCGCCCCCGCTCGGGACACCGAGGCGGTCTCCCTGATCAAGTCCCGCTCGACGATCCTGCGCTATCTCGAAGAGATCGTCGGCGCCGCCGAGTACGAACTGATCCTCTCGCTCGACACCGAGTTGCTCGACCGGTTCGCCGACGATCTGCGGGCGAAACACGAGGACGGCGTCGCGATCGAACTCCTCCTGTCCCCGGCCGCGGACGTGCCTCCGGCCGACGAGTTCGACTACCTCGATATCGCCACGACGGTCAGAGCCCGCCGGGGGATCACCACGCCCGTCGTCGCCGTCGCCGACGGGAACTACTCGATCTACGCCACCCAGGACGCGCTGCAGGGCGACCGCGACCGCTACGGCGTCATCTTCAACCGCTCGGAACTGGGCTTTCTCGTCTCCGGCTTTCTCAACACCGTCCTCTGGACGACCGCCGAGACCGTCACCGAGGGCGACGACGACCGCCCGTTCCCGCGCCGCTACGCGACCATCCGCCGCTGTATCTCGGACCTGCGGGGCGCCGAGGGCGACTTCTACGCCTCCATCGAGGGCCGCGACGTGGTGACCGGCGACGAGGCGGTGATCGAGGGCCCCATCGATCAGGCCGCTTTCGGCGCCGGCCGCGAGACGGCGACGCTGCTCGTCGAGACCGAGGACGGCCCCGTCGAGGTCGGCGGCCAGGTCGCCGCGCTCGAGGACGTCGAGGCCCACGAGATCCGGATCGGTGAGGGCAGTCCGCCGGGCGTGTAA